The Calditerrivibrio nitroreducens DSM 19672 genome window below encodes:
- a CDS encoding RsmB/NOP family class I SAM-dependent RNA methyltransferase translates to MNSENYLDIIKKLALQIKNEPAKYLFDKFISEKNFNSNIRRRLGDLFFESIRYYRRLVEDPDFNLEQVKNEVCSKDLTLQDLTDIFGLNDEIAEYVNESLNDLNDYKFLLSRGPLTLRVNPMKMTRDRLLSFLNDFKPIKTEISPFGIKLNSNINVRQLQEFKKGFFEIQDEASQLVFNLVAPKPNEKILDLCAGTGGKSILLQSCSFNTLDLHSYDISKSRLAVLQKRAKILGLKVKIVEKPSLHYYDKVLIDAPCSGSGVIRRDVDNLLRMDKDRLLELVKTQRMLLNKAINFVRKGGVIIYFTCSFLRKENEENIEYILNEYRNLRLVEVCDILDANIVEKLNLKSYFKTYTKYYGMDGFFGAVLRVD, encoded by the coding sequence ATGAATAGTGAAAACTATTTAGATATTATAAAAAAACTCGCACTTCAAATAAAAAATGAGCCTGCGAAATATCTTTTTGATAAATTTATTTCTGAAAAGAATTTTAATTCTAATATTCGTAGGAGATTGGGGGATCTATTTTTCGAGTCGATAAGGTATTATAGAAGGTTGGTTGAGGATCCAGATTTTAATCTGGAACAGGTCAAAAATGAGGTGTGTTCAAAAGATCTTACATTACAGGATCTTACCGATATATTCGGCTTAAATGATGAAATTGCTGAATATGTAAACGAATCATTAAACGATCTAAACGACTACAAATTTCTGTTATCACGTGGGCCACTTACCTTGAGGGTAAACCCTATGAAGATGACGAGAGACAGATTGTTATCTTTTCTTAATGATTTTAAGCCGATAAAAACGGAGATTTCGCCGTTTGGTATTAAGCTAAACAGTAATATAAATGTTAGACAGCTTCAAGAATTTAAAAAAGGTTTTTTTGAGATACAGGATGAAGCTAGCCAGCTTGTATTCAATTTGGTTGCCCCAAAACCGAATGAAAAGATTTTAGATCTTTGTGCAGGTACTGGTGGTAAGTCGATTCTGCTGCAGTCATGTTCATTTAATACCCTTGATCTACACTCTTACGATATATCAAAGAGTAGACTTGCCGTACTACAAAAAAGGGCAAAGATTTTAGGATTGAAGGTGAAAATTGTAGAAAAACCGTCCTTACACTACTATGACAAAGTGCTCATCGATGCCCCTTGTTCGGGTAGTGGGGTAATTAGGCGGGATGTGGATAATTTGTTAAGGATGGACAAAGATAGGTTGTTGGAACTGGTAAAGACCCAGAGGATGCTGCTTAATAAAGCGATTAATTTTGTGAGAAAGGGTGGTGTTATTATTTACTTTACCTGTAGCTTTCTTAGAAAAGAGAATGAAGAGAATATCGAGTATATATTGAATGAGTATCGTAATTTACGTCTTGTGGAGGTTTGTGATATTTTAGATGCTAATATTGTGGAAAAATTAAATCTAAAAAGCTACTTTAAGACCTACACGAAATATTATGGTATGGATGGTTTTTTTGGAGCGGTGCTGAGGGTTGATTAA
- the rseP gene encoding RIP metalloprotease RseP — translation MSALIAVIAFGVLVFIHELGHFIFAKIFGVYVEKFSIGFGPKVFGKKIGETEYLLSAVPLGGYVKMYGENPDETVQDSLKDKAFNHKKLYQKSLIVFAGPLFNYIFAILLFWFVFIIGVPTLKPVIGEVQKDMPAAMADIKSGDVIVNINGLEIKSWDDMAKIIKVSANKPLLIKIKRGEDILEKTVIPQTAKSKNIFGEDIDIGLLGIKPSGESFIHRFGPVESFVKANEKCYEIVELTILGILKMFQRVVPADNIGGPIMIFQMTKDAAQFGLTPLLTFVALISINLAILNLLPIPVLDGGHLLIYAIEAIIRRPLSEKAKSIAIRIGMSFLIGLMVFAFYNDIMRIFRG, via the coding sequence ATGTCTGCTTTAATTGCGGTAATTGCTTTTGGTGTCCTTGTGTTTATCCACGAACTTGGTCATTTTATATTTGCTAAGATTTTTGGCGTTTATGTGGAGAAATTTTCGATAGGTTTTGGGCCTAAGGTATTTGGTAAAAAGATAGGGGAAACGGAGTATCTCCTATCTGCTGTGCCACTTGGTGGATACGTCAAGATGTATGGGGAAAACCCCGACGAAACGGTTCAGGATAGTTTAAAGGATAAGGCATTCAATCATAAAAAGCTATACCAGAAGTCTTTAATCGTTTTTGCGGGTCCTCTGTTTAATTACATTTTTGCAATTCTGTTATTCTGGTTTGTGTTTATCATAGGGGTTCCTACACTGAAACCTGTTATAGGTGAGGTTCAAAAGGATATGCCTGCGGCAATGGCTGATATAAAAAGCGGAGATGTCATTGTAAATATAAATGGATTAGAAATCAAATCCTGGGATGATATGGCAAAGATAATTAAAGTAAGTGCCAATAAACCTCTGTTGATAAAGATAAAACGTGGTGAAGATATACTGGAAAAAACTGTTATTCCACAAACTGCAAAATCAAAGAATATATTTGGGGAGGATATAGATATAGGGCTATTGGGGATAAAACCTTCAGGGGAAAGCTTCATTCATCGGTTTGGCCCTGTGGAGTCATTTGTAAAGGCAAACGAAAAGTGTTATGAAATAGTTGAGCTTACCATATTGGGGATTCTGAAGATGTTCCAGAGGGTGGTACCCGCAGATAACATAGGTGGCCCAATAATGATATTCCAGATGACTAAAGATGCGGCACAATTTGGGCTTACGCCACTATTGACCTTTGTGGCACTGATAAGTATAAATCTTGCCATTTTGAATTTGCTACCTATACCTGTACTGGATGGTGGGCATCTGTTGATCTACGCAATCGAAGCAATAATCCGCAGACCTTTGAGTGAAAAGGCAAAATCTATAGCCATTCGTATTGGGATGAGTTTTTTAATCGGGTTGATGGTGTTTGCTTTTTATAATGATATAATGAGAATCTTTAGAGGTTGA
- the pgm gene encoding phosphoglucomutase (alpha-D-glucose-1,6-bisphosphate-dependent), translating to MSLHPLAGKPAPKDILTNIPNLVSYYYINEPDLENPVNKVVFGTSGHRGTSLNGSFNEDHIAAITQAICNYRKLKGIKGPLFIGKDTHALSEPAFITAIEVLVGNGITVMVSEGTPWTPTPAVSYAILKFNRNNKVLADGIVITPSHNPPEDGGFKYNPPSGGPADTDVTSWLEKEANRIMEKDLNDIKWEHFAHAIKSSQIKRYNFMKEYVDDLIYVLNIEKISSSGMKIAADSLGGSGLDYYGYIAEKYKLNIDLYNNFYDPTFSFMTVDKDGKIRMDCSSPYAMAGLIKLKDNYDIAFGSDPDFDRHGIVTKTGGLMNPNHYLSVAAWYLFNTRVDWNKDAAIGKTLVSSAMIDKVASIINRKVYEVPVGFKWFVNGLLRCTLGFGGEESAGGSFLRKDGLPWSTDKDGIIMSLLSAEILVETGKDPYEHYRSFEDRFGKAYYTRLDIPSTPEEKEKIKKLSKDLFKSDEIAGDKILAVLNKAPGNDASIGGVKVVTENGWFAARPSGTEQIYKIYAESFKDEEHLNQLIEEAKLLIKNL from the coding sequence ATGAGTTTACACCCTTTAGCCGGAAAACCAGCCCCTAAAGATATTCTAACAAACATACCAAACCTTGTTTCCTATTATTATATAAATGAACCGGATTTAGAAAACCCAGTGAATAAAGTGGTATTTGGCACTTCTGGCCACAGAGGGACATCCCTAAACGGTAGTTTCAACGAAGATCATATAGCCGCCATCACTCAGGCCATCTGCAACTATAGAAAGTTAAAAGGGATAAAAGGACCTCTTTTTATTGGAAAAGACACCCATGCTCTGTCGGAGCCTGCATTCATTACCGCCATTGAAGTTTTGGTCGGCAACGGTATCACAGTGATGGTATCAGAGGGCACCCCATGGACTCCAACACCTGCAGTATCCTATGCAATATTAAAATTCAACAGAAACAATAAAGTATTGGCTGATGGGATAGTCATCACCCCATCCCATAATCCCCCCGAAGATGGTGGTTTTAAATACAATCCCCCTTCTGGAGGACCAGCCGATACCGATGTAACCTCCTGGCTTGAAAAAGAGGCAAATAGGATCATGGAAAAGGATCTTAATGATATAAAATGGGAGCACTTTGCTCATGCAATAAAGAGTTCACAGATAAAAAGATATAATTTTATGAAAGAATACGTTGATGATCTCATCTACGTGTTAAATATCGAGAAAATATCATCTTCCGGGATGAAAATTGCAGCAGATTCTCTTGGAGGATCTGGGCTTGATTATTATGGCTATATCGCAGAAAAATATAAACTTAATATCGATCTGTACAACAACTTTTATGATCCAACCTTTAGCTTCATGACTGTTGATAAAGATGGAAAAATAAGGATGGACTGCTCCTCACCATATGCAATGGCTGGGCTTATAAAGTTGAAGGATAATTACGACATAGCCTTTGGTAGCGATCCGGATTTTGATCGGCATGGGATAGTTACAAAAACTGGTGGACTGATGAATCCAAATCATTACCTTTCCGTGGCCGCCTGGTATCTTTTCAACACGAGAGTAGATTGGAATAAAGATGCCGCAATAGGTAAGACACTCGTAAGTAGTGCCATGATAGATAAAGTGGCTTCAATCATTAATAGAAAAGTCTATGAAGTACCGGTCGGTTTCAAATGGTTCGTGAATGGCTTGTTAAGATGCACTCTTGGTTTTGGTGGTGAGGAAAGTGCTGGTGGATCTTTTTTAAGAAAAGATGGACTGCCCTGGAGTACCGACAAAGATGGCATAATCATGAGTCTTCTATCAGCAGAGATTCTTGTAGAAACCGGTAAAGACCCTTACGAACACTACAGATCTTTCGAAGATCGTTTCGGTAAAGCATACTATACGAGACTTGATATCCCATCTACCCCTGAAGAAAAAGAGAAGATAAAGAAACTCTCAAAAGATCTTTTTAAATCTGATGAAATAGCTGGGGATAAAATTTTGGCGGTATTAAACAAAGCACCCGGCAATGATGCCTCCATCGGTGGTGTAAAGGTAGTAACGGAAAATGGCTGGTTTGCAGCTCGCCCATCAGGAACAGAGCAGATTTATAAAATATACGCAGAAAGCTTTAAAGATGAAGAGCATTTAAATCAATTGATCGAAGAAGCAAAGTTGTTAATAAAGAATCTATAA
- the dxr gene encoding 1-deoxy-D-xylulose-5-phosphate reductoisomerase, with protein sequence MKKIGIVGSTGSIGTQAIDVIKRHKDRFELVFLTCHGNKELLSKQINELSPRFAVCTGGEGEIISGKTKVLNGINNLISLIENEPLDLILIAATGFAGVMPTYKAASRGVEIALANKESIVAAGPIIMNTASKKGATIIPVDSEHSAIFQCLMGQDRSKVEKVILTASGGPFRYRPYDSIELVRKEEALRHPNWNMGAKITIDSATMMNKGLELIEARYLFNLKPEKLGVIIHPQSIIHSMVSFIDGSMLAQMGYPDMRTPISFALDYPNRISSGVRTLDFRELQQLTFLEVDFRKYRCLELAISVLNKDKNSLMIVMNAANEVAVDAFLKDRISFHQIYNVIENTLSNFSEKDVLEIEEIFEMDILSRDVAKKIIGKMES encoded by the coding sequence ATGAAAAAGATTGGAATAGTAGGATCTACAGGATCTATAGGTACTCAGGCCATTGATGTAATAAAAAGACACAAAGATAGATTTGAATTGGTCTTTCTAACATGTCATGGGAACAAAGAGCTTCTTTCGAAACAGATCAATGAATTAAGTCCCCGTTTTGCCGTTTGTACCGGCGGGGAGGGTGAAATAATCAGTGGCAAAACAAAGGTATTAAACGGTATTAACAATCTTATATCATTAATCGAAAATGAACCACTGGATCTTATTTTAATCGCTGCAACGGGCTTTGCAGGTGTTATGCCCACCTATAAAGCAGCCAGCAGGGGGGTAGAGATAGCATTGGCAAATAAAGAATCGATAGTGGCGGCAGGTCCAATAATTATGAACACTGCTTCTAAAAAAGGAGCCACTATAATCCCGGTTGACAGTGAACATTCTGCGATATTTCAATGCCTTATGGGGCAGGATAGGAGTAAGGTGGAAAAGGTTATCCTGACTGCTTCAGGGGGTCCCTTCAGATATAGACCATATGATTCGATAGAGCTTGTGAGAAAAGAGGAGGCTTTAAGGCATCCGAACTGGAATATGGGGGCAAAAATAACCATAGATTCGGCAACGATGATGAACAAAGGGCTGGAGCTCATTGAAGCAAGGTATCTATTTAATCTTAAACCTGAAAAATTGGGAGTGATCATTCATCCCCAGAGTATCATACATTCCATGGTATCTTTTATCGATGGTTCGATGCTTGCCCAGATGGGGTACCCGGATATGAGGACACCTATATCTTTTGCTCTTGATTATCCAAATAGAATAAGCTCAGGGGTTAGAACCTTAGATTTCAGAGAGTTACAGCAGTTGACATTCTTAGAGGTGGATTTTAGAAAGTATAGATGTCTCGAGCTTGCCATTTCGGTACTGAATAAAGATAAAAATAGTCTCATGATCGTAATGAATGCGGCAAATGAGGTGGCAGTAGATGCTTTTTTAAAGGATAGGATAAGCTTCCATCAGATATACAATGTAATAGAGAATACCCTTTCAAATTTTTCCGAAAAGGATGTTTTAGAGATTGAAGAAATCTTTGAAATGGATATCTTATCAAGAGATGTGGCAAAAAAAATTATAGGTAAGATGGAATCGTAA
- a CDS encoding NAD(P)/FAD-dependent oxidoreductase: MIYKNSIKIRDVEFKNRFIMAPVKTGYGSPNGEVNDRHLTYYNNVSKGGASMIILEPVAVTSNGKEHPKQLSIHNEDSAEQLKKIVNVLHKNNCMACLNINHAGRAANPKATGGIVKAPSKCECPASGAKAEELSVSEIDEILSAYESALNKAVKAGFDAVEVQCGHGYLISQFLSERINKRNDEYGKDRSLFLKKVLEIVSKFKDKFLISIRISANEFVEGEDTIRLNSIILDLAKEYGVDLVHCGLGNACDTPPWYYSHMALPEKMQLEAVRAIRKMTDIPLIVAGRMADIDKIKQFEQENLADFIAFGRPMVADPDLVNKILNDSYEDIIYCGYCLQGCLANVKNGIGLGCIVNPELDKPELKPVERAKKVAVIGGGPAGMSAAITLTKLGHYPTLFERDGKLGGQFLLAPLAPAKDKMNRPLNSMIKKCMKYVNDIRLNKEFDKSDLGDFDSFIVATGSKQNIPDIEGLDTQYVITSIEFFKNEKKVKGNRILIIGAGMTGIEAAELLANKGYEIVITKRTDTIANDMEMITKNLMMKRLANKTNLKIMPNTTITKFTEDKVYGFINNPTENKADEISFDKFDTVIIASGMKPVSELKDAIEMSGKKVLVIGDANEPKDIYAATKEGYEAALNV; this comes from the coding sequence ATGATTTACAAAAATTCAATCAAAATCAGAGATGTAGAATTCAAAAACAGATTCATAATGGCTCCGGTAAAAACAGGTTATGGTTCACCAAATGGTGAAGTCAACGATAGGCACCTTACATATTACAATAATGTTTCAAAGGGTGGAGCAAGTATGATTATTCTTGAGCCTGTTGCAGTAACCTCTAATGGCAAAGAGCATCCCAAACAGCTATCTATTCATAACGAAGACAGTGCTGAGCAATTAAAGAAGATAGTCAATGTTTTACATAAAAATAACTGTATGGCTTGTCTTAATATCAACCATGCGGGTAGAGCTGCTAACCCTAAAGCTACCGGTGGTATTGTTAAAGCTCCATCGAAATGTGAGTGTCCAGCTTCCGGGGCAAAGGCTGAAGAGCTATCTGTGAGTGAAATTGATGAAATATTAAGTGCCTATGAAAGTGCACTAAATAAGGCTGTAAAAGCAGGCTTTGATGCAGTAGAAGTGCAGTGTGGACATGGATATCTTATTAGCCAGTTTTTGTCTGAGAGAATAAATAAAAGAAATGATGAATATGGTAAAGATAGGTCCTTATTCCTAAAAAAAGTATTAGAGATAGTATCTAAGTTTAAGGATAAATTTTTGATTTCCATCAGGATATCAGCAAATGAATTTGTTGAAGGAGAGGATACCATCAGGTTAAACTCTATAATTTTAGATTTGGCAAAAGAGTATGGTGTTGATTTAGTACATTGTGGCTTGGGCAATGCTTGTGATACACCGCCATGGTATTACAGTCACATGGCCTTACCTGAAAAAATGCAATTAGAAGCTGTGAGGGCTATAAGAAAAATGACAGATATCCCTTTGATCGTAGCAGGTAGAATGGCAGATATTGATAAAATAAAACAATTTGAACAGGAAAATTTGGCTGATTTTATAGCATTTGGTAGACCTATGGTAGCGGATCCTGATTTGGTTAATAAAATCTTAAATGATAGCTATGAAGATATAATTTATTGTGGTTATTGCCTGCAAGGATGTTTGGCAAATGTAAAAAATGGGATAGGGCTTGGTTGTATTGTAAATCCTGAGCTTGATAAGCCAGAGTTAAAACCTGTTGAAAGAGCTAAAAAAGTGGCAGTCATCGGTGGAGGTCCTGCTGGTATGTCAGCAGCTATAACTTTAACTAAGTTAGGGCACTACCCGACACTTTTTGAACGAGATGGAAAATTAGGTGGACAATTTTTACTCGCACCGCTTGCTCCTGCTAAGGATAAAATGAATAGACCATTAAATAGTATGATTAAAAAATGTATGAAATATGTAAATGATATTAGGCTAAATAAGGAGTTTGATAAATCAGATTTGGGTGATTTCGATTCTTTTATAGTTGCTACAGGTTCGAAGCAAAATATCCCTGATATTGAAGGGCTTGATACACAATATGTGATTACCAGCATTGAGTTTTTTAAGAACGAAAAAAAAGTAAAAGGTAATCGAATACTTATCATAGGTGCGGGAATGACTGGTATTGAGGCAGCTGAATTATTGGCTAATAAAGGATATGAAATAGTCATTACAAAAAGGACAGATACTATTGCAAATGACATGGAAATGATAACTAAAAATTTAATGATGAAAAGGCTTGCTAATAAAACAAATCTTAAAATTATGCCTAATACAACAATTACTAAATTTACCGAAGATAAGGTATATGGTTTTATCAATAATCCAACTGAAAACAAAGCAGATGAAATCAGTTTTGATAAATTTGATACAGTAATTATTGCATCAGGGATGAAGCCAGTTTCAGAGTTAAAAGATGCAATCGAAATGTCAGGTAAAAAGGTTTTAGTTATAGGTGATGCTAATGAGCCAAAAGATATTTATGCTGCTACAAAAGAAGGTTATGAAGCAGCATTAAATGTATAA
- the hypA gene encoding hydrogenase maturation nickel metallochaperone HypA, producing the protein MHEASIAQSILDIVIETAMKNNVSKIKAVNLVIGKLSAVEKDSLTTAYDVLKEGTIASESVLNVDIIDIKGRCNDCGDETTYDDYYFACKKCGSYNVEILEGEELSIKDIEVE; encoded by the coding sequence ATGCACGAAGCCAGTATCGCCCAGAGTATTCTGGATATTGTAATAGAAACGGCTATGAAAAATAACGTATCCAAAATTAAAGCTGTAAATCTTGTGATTGGCAAACTATCGGCAGTGGAAAAGGATTCTCTAACAACCGCCTATGATGTTTTGAAAGAGGGAACCATTGCATCTGAGTCCGTATTGAATGTCGATATTATTGATATTAAAGGTAGATGCAATGATTGTGGGGATGAAACGACTTATGATGACTACTATTTTGCATGTAAAAAATGCGGTTCGTATAATGTGGAGATTTTAGAGGGTGAGGAGCTATCGATAAAAGATATTGAGGTGGAGTGA
- a CDS encoding phosphatidate cytidylyltransferase, whose protein sequence is MSRFLTNEKLKRIITAVLLIPPLIVAVIKLNHFWFFILLLVFIYIATYEFSKLIEAGGSKYLKIPTYIGTFLIPYGFYLNDFKLFLLTVFVVSFMSLCIKLLGNQPLESTFNTVGITFLNVFYVPFFFSFIMLLRNINYHYIFYLFVIIFASDTFAYFFGIKFGKHRLYEIISPKKSIEGLVAGILGGIIGGFIYSEIFLDIGILYTLISSILVIFAGVIGDLTESMFKRKAGVKDSGNIFPGHGGMLDRVDALLFGAPVLYFFVSSLGL, encoded by the coding sequence ATGAGCAGATTCTTAACCAATGAAAAGTTAAAGCGGATTATTACTGCGGTTTTACTTATACCTCCTCTTATTGTTGCCGTTATAAAGCTCAATCATTTCTGGTTTTTTATACTGTTACTTGTTTTTATATATATAGCTACATATGAATTTTCCAAATTGATCGAAGCTGGAGGGTCAAAATATCTCAAGATACCAACATATATCGGCACATTTCTCATCCCCTATGGGTTTTATCTAAACGATTTCAAGCTGTTTTTGCTGACGGTTTTTGTTGTATCTTTTATGTCGCTTTGTATAAAATTACTGGGGAACCAGCCTCTGGAATCGACTTTTAATACAGTAGGTATAACATTTTTAAATGTTTTCTATGTTCCTTTTTTCTTTTCATTTATCATGCTTCTCAGGAATATCAACTACCACTATATATTTTATCTCTTTGTGATAATATTTGCCAGCGATACATTTGCATACTTTTTTGGGATTAAGTTTGGAAAACATAGACTATACGAAATAATCAGTCCCAAGAAGAGTATAGAAGGTCTTGTGGCAGGTATCCTGGGGGGGATTATAGGTGGATTCATCTACTCAGAGATATTTTTAGACATAGGTATACTGTACACACTGATATCATCGATACTTGTGATATTTGCCGGTGTGATAGGTGATCTTACGGAATCTATGTTTAAAAGGAAAGCTGGTGTAAAGGATTCCGGCAACATCTTCCCGGGGCATGGTGGGATGCTGGATAGGGTGGATGCTTTACTGTTTGGGGCACCGGTGTTATACTTTTTTGTAAGTTCTCTTGGGCTATGA
- the hypB gene encoding hydrogenase nickel incorporation protein HypB: MTKKVDVKEGILAKNQVIADRLKLLFSEKKVFVINFVSSPGSGKTSLLEKVLPILKERFRIFVIEGDLQTENDAERIRKIGVDAHQITTNGACHLEAAWVEKVVSKLDLDKIDIIVIENVGNLVCPSSYDLGEDLKAVVVSTTEGEDKPIKYPSMMRVSSAFVLNKIDLVPYLNFNLDKCIDYARGVNGSLEFFKTSCFTGEGIREFAEWIAKKAEEKIGK; this comes from the coding sequence ATGACTAAAAAAGTTGACGTGAAAGAGGGGATACTTGCAAAAAATCAGGTAATAGCTGACAGGCTTAAATTGCTTTTCTCTGAGAAAAAGGTTTTCGTGATAAACTTTGTTTCATCCCCTGGTAGTGGAAAAACCTCGCTACTTGAAAAAGTACTTCCCATTCTGAAGGAAAGGTTTCGTATCTTTGTTATCGAAGGGGATCTGCAGACGGAGAATGATGCTGAAAGGATAAGAAAAATAGGTGTGGATGCCCATCAGATAACCACTAATGGGGCTTGCCATCTGGAGGCTGCATGGGTGGAGAAGGTTGTCTCTAAGCTTGACCTTGATAAGATAGACATCATTGTAATAGAAAATGTGGGTAATCTTGTGTGTCCATCTTCGTATGATCTCGGTGAGGATCTAAAAGCCGTAGTTGTAAGTACGACTGAGGGGGAGGATAAACCGATAAAATATCCATCAATGATGAGAGTTTCCTCAGCTTTTGTGCTTAATAAAATAGATCTTGTACCATATCTCAATTTTAATCTGGATAAATGTATCGATTATGCAAGGGGAGTGAATGGATCCCTTGAATTTTTCAAGACATCCTGTTTTACCGGCGAGGGGATAAGGGAATTTGCAGAGTGGATTGCAAAAAAAGCGGAAGAGAAAATAGGTAAGTAG
- a CDS encoding YraN family protein, translating into MSKKEGDAGENLAAEYLISKGYRILHRNFRCRFGEIDIIASKGSVVAFIEVKYRKTDRFGKGFESVSQRKIEKILKASQYFISTNQDRYHYRYDVISIDNGKITHIENAFSYE; encoded by the coding sequence ATGAGTAAGAAAGAAGGGGATGCAGGGGAAAATCTCGCAGCCGAATATCTTATCTCAAAAGGTTACCGGATACTTCATAGAAATTTTCGGTGTCGTTTTGGGGAGATTGATATTATCGCATCAAAAGGCTCCGTTGTGGCATTTATTGAAGTAAAATACAGAAAAACCGATAGATTTGGTAAGGGTTTTGAATCGGTTTCCCAAAGAAAGATAGAAAAGATCCTGAAGGCATCTCAATATTTTATCTCAACAAATCAGGATAGATACCATTATCGATACGATGTAATCTCCATCGATAATGGTAAGATAACACACATTGAAAATGCTTTCTCGTATGAATAG
- a CDS encoding ribonuclease HII, which translates to MRILGVDEVGRGCFAGPVVAVAILLKDGFYDKRIIDSKKLAENKRVVLAELIKENMLDCGIGVVCAGLIDKLNILRATKQAMQVAISRIRVGYDRVVIDAVKLNNLNTPHEAHIKAEDKFMEVAAASIVAKVYRDNLMKDMHYLFPQYNWYKNKGYGTPDHIEAIRKFGITPLHRKTFLKGTT; encoded by the coding sequence TTGAGAATCTTAGGTGTGGATGAGGTTGGTAGAGGATGCTTTGCTGGTCCTGTGGTGGCGGTGGCCATACTATTGAAAGATGGTTTTTATGATAAAAGGATAATAGATTCCAAAAAATTGGCTGAAAATAAGAGGGTGGTGCTTGCCGAGCTGATAAAAGAGAATATGCTGGACTGTGGTATCGGGGTTGTTTGTGCTGGATTGATCGACAAATTGAATATTCTAAGAGCCACAAAGCAGGCGATGCAGGTGGCGATATCCAGAATCAGGGTTGGCTATGATAGGGTTGTAATAGATGCTGTAAAATTAAATAATCTCAATACCCCCCATGAGGCACATATAAAAGCCGAGGACAAATTTATGGAGGTGGCTGCGGCATCGATAGTGGCAAAGGTTTATAGGGATAATCTTATGAAAGATATGCACTATCTTTTTCCCCAATACAACTGGTATAAAAATAAGGGATATGGTACACCGGATCATATTGAAGCTATTCGTAAATTTGGCATTACTCCTCTGCACCGTAAGACCTTTTTAAAGGGGACTACATGA
- a CDS encoding class I SAM-dependent methyltransferase — MKNNFYKILSEYYDEIFPFEEDTYNFLKSFTNKSDKVLDIGSATGSYVKRFNNDGIQAYGIENSLDFNKYYNLIISDMHHLPFRPESFDFIFSIGNTLAHAKSRSDFANIIDYVMKLLKPKGKFLFQILNYDRILDNNINRLPDIKTDNVTFERYYSYENPSKIEFIGVIKNGTQTFESKTTLIPITFEEVKWVAGKVKTNFAQFFGDFKGKKYFKPDSFMLIAVFNK; from the coding sequence GTGAAGAATAATTTTTATAAAATCCTTTCAGAATACTACGATGAGATTTTCCCCTTTGAAGAAGATACCTATAATTTTTTAAAATCATTCACAAACAAATCAGATAAAGTCTTAGACATAGGATCCGCCACCGGAAGCTACGTAAAAAGATTCAACAACGACGGTATACAAGCTTACGGCATTGAAAACTCTCTAGATTTCAATAAATATTACAATTTGATTATTTCAGACATGCACCATCTACCTTTCCGTCCGGAAAGCTTCGATTTTATTTTCTCCATAGGGAATACCCTTGCCCATGCAAAATCAAGGTCAGATTTTGCAAATATAATAGATTATGTAATGAAACTATTAAAACCTAAGGGGAAATTTTTATTTCAGATTTTAAACTATGACAGGATCTTAGACAATAACATAAATCGGCTACCTGATATCAAAACGGATAATGTAACCTTTGAAAGGTACTACTCATATGAAAATCCCTCCAAAATAGAGTTCATAGGTGTAATAAAAAATGGAACTCAGACTTTTGAATCGAAAACCACACTCATCCCCATAACATTTGAAGAAGTTAAATGGGTAGCCGGAAAAGTTAAAACAAACTTTGCTCAGTTTTTTGGGGACTTCAAAGGGAAAAAATATTTTAAACCAGACAGTTTCATGCTCATTGCTGTTTTTAATAAATAA